TGACCGTCGGGCCCCACGATGACGACCTGCTGGTCCTGCTCCCCCTCGGGGGAGCCGGGGCGCTCGGGCTGTGGCTGCGTGTCGGACTGCTGGCTCATGCCCCCAGCCTAGGAGGAACCACCGTGCGGTGCGTCGGTCCTACAGGGTGAGCAGGATCTTGCCGGTGTGGGCGCCCGACTCCATCAGCTCGTGCGCCTCGCGGACCTGTTCCAGCGCCATGGTGCCGTGCACGATCGGACGCACCCGGCCCTCGGCGACCAGCGGCCACACGTGCTCGACGACGGCGGCACAGATCGCCGCCTTGCTCTCGACCGGACGCGAGCGCAGCGACGTGGCGATCACCGCGCCCCGCTTGCGCAGCAGCTTGCCGAGGTCCAGCTCGGCCTTGGTGCCGCCCTGCATGCCGATCACGACCAGGCGTCCCTCGAGGGCGAGCGCGTCGACGTTGCGAGCGAGGTACTTCGCGCCCATGTTGTCGAGGATGACGTCGACCCCGCCGTCGGTGCTGGCGCGGGCCACCTCGACGAAGTCCTGCTCGCGGTAGTCGATGGTCACGTCGGCCCCCAGGTCGGCGCAGAACTGCAGCTTCTCCGGCGTGCCCCCGGTGGTGAGGACCCGCGCGCCGAAGGCGTGGGCGAGCTGGATGGCGAAGGTGCCGATGCCGCCCGC
This Nocardioides dokdonensis FR1436 DNA region includes the following protein-coding sequences:
- a CDS encoding NAD(P)H-quinone oxidoreductase produces the protein MRAVIAQGSGGPDVLSVSELPDPAPGPGEVLVEVAAAGLNRADLLQRQGFYPPPPGASDVIGMECSGTVAALGEGVEGWAVGDEVCCLLAGGGYASYVVVPVGQVMPVPAGVDLVTAAALPEVAATVWSNVFMVAGLQAGESLLVHGGAGGIGTFAIQLAHAFGARVLTTGGTPEKLQFCADLGADVTIDYREQDFVEVARASTDGGVDVILDNMGAKYLARNVDALALEGRLVVIGMQGGTKAELDLGKLLRKRGAVIATSLRSRPVESKAAICAAVVEHVWPLVAEGRVRPIVHGTMALEQVREAHELMESGAHTGKILLTL